A region of the Arenibacter antarcticus genome:
CCTTTCGTTTTGACTTACATATGAGGAGGCCCTATTAAAATCACGATCCTATTTACCTATCATTTTCATTTATGATAACACCAAGTTTAATTAGAAATGTTAAAATTAAAGTTCTGTTAAATAAAAGAATGAACATTCATTTTTATGTATATTTGCATTGTGATTAACGTTATGCTCTTGTTAAAGGGACTATAGTATTGATTAACAAGAATGGTTTTCATGTCAACCTGCTTGGAGCGATATAAAAACCTAAATAATAGGATTAAAAGAAATAGATGGAATTATTAGACAAATTAAACTGGAGGTACGCTGCTAAAGCAATGAATGGCGAAACAGTAGCAGAGGATAAAATAAAACGTATTTTAGAAGCAGCACGTTTAGCGCCAACTTCAAGTGGATTACAACCTTTCGAGATTTTTGTTATTAAAAATCAAGAGATCAAAGCACAAATTAAACCATTTGCCTGGAACCAATCGGTAATTACAGACTGCTCTCACCTACTGGTGTTTGCCGCTTGGGATACCTACACAGCAGATCGTATTAACCATATGTTCGATTTAACAAATGAGATCCGGGGGTTTAAAAACGAAGGATGGGAAAATTACCGTCACATGTTATTGAGTTCTTACCCACAAAAAGATACTGAAGAAAACTTTAATCATGCTGCAAAGCAAGCGTACATAGCATTTTCACAAGCCATTACTGCAGCAGCTTTTGAAGGTGTGGACACTACCCCTTTAGAAGGTTTTGAACCAGAAGCAGTTGATAAAATTCTAGGTCTTCGCGAAAAAGGATTACGAAGTGCCGTTTTATTGCCAATAGGATATCGAAAAGACGATGCAGATTGGTTGGTAAACTTAGTGAAAGTGAGAAAACCCATGGAAGATTTAGTAACCGTAATAGATTAATTTTTATAGTATAGATATTAGAAACTAATAATAAAAAATAAAAAGAAGATGAACAATTTTGATTTTAAAAATCCGACTAAAATTATTTTCGGAAAGGATACCATAGAAAAACTAGAAAATGAAATTCCTAAAGACGCTAAGGTATTATTACTTTACGGTGGAGGGAGTATCAAAAAAAACGGGATTTACGACCAAGTTAAAACAGCTTTATCTAAACGTAACGTTATTGAGTTTGGAGGTATCCCTGCAAATCCTGAGTACGCAACCTTATTGGAAGCGCTGCAGATAATTAAAGACGAAAATATTACGTATTTATTAGCAGTTGGGGGTGGTTCTGTAATAGATGGAACTAAATTTTTATCTGCTGCAGCAGTATATGAAGGAGAAATACCTTGGGATATCTTAACGAAAAATATTAAAACAGAACATGGAATGCCTTTTGGTACTGTATTAACCTTACCCGCAACAGGTTCTGAAATGAATTCAGGAGCAGTAATTACAAGAGCAGAAACAAAAGAAAAGCTTGCCATGGGTGGATCTGGTTTATTCCCTGAGTTTTCAATATTAGACCCTCAGGTCATTACCTCTATTCCGCAACGTCAACTGGCCAATGGTATAACAGATGCCTTTACGCATGTTTTAGAGCAATACATGACGTATCCAATTGGCGCTTTATTACAAGATCGTTTTGCCGAAAGTATTTTACAAACATTGATTGAAGTTGCACCTAAAGTATTAAAGGATCCAACAGACTACAAAGCCGCATCTAACTTTATGTGGAGTTGTACCATGGCTTTAAATGGATTGATCCAAAAAGGAGTGCCAACAGATTGGGCCGTTCATGCAATTGGACACGAATTAACTGCTTTGTTTGGTATTGATCACGCTCGTACCTTAGCGGTGATTGCACCTAGCCATTACAAGTTTAATTTTGAAGCCAAGAAAGAGAAATTAGCACAATATGGGGAGCGTATTTGGAATATTACTGAAGGTAGTACAGACGATAAAGCGTATGCTGCCATTGAGAAAACAATTGCTTTTTTCCACGACTTAGGAATTGATACCAAACTATCTGATTACACTAAAGATTACGAAGGAACTGCTGAAGAAATTGCCAAACGTTTCACCAATCGTGGATGGACAGGATTAGGAGAGCATCAAAATTTATCTCCAGATAAAGTGGAGAAAATTGTGAAAATGGCTTACTAAATTTATTCCATCAATAGCACACTATTGCTATCCATTATTACGGCGTTTAGCGGTAATGAAACTAAAAAGGAAACAGCTTTTGAAAACGTTTCAAAAGAATTATCCCGTACAAGATGAAAATTTAATTACTGGTCAACATCCAACTTCATCTGTGTTAGTTGCAGAAAAATTATTTTAATATAGGAAAGGTTGTCTATACTAGGCAACCTTTTTCTGTTCTGGAGATGTATAGAATTTGTGTCAATAGCATTTTGGATTTTCGTTCTAAAACCACACTCAAATATCAGTTCGCTTTTTTATTTAAAGGTCTAAATGATTAAATATCAGATGGTAATAGGGTTTTCTTTCGGCCAATATCCTCGCAACCACAACGTCTCCCTTGTTTATTATTTTGGGGTTCTCCCGCTAGTTTTTAAAAAATATGATTATAATCTTTTTAAAATACTGCCTTAGCTACCCAACCGGTTTTAGTGCCAGAACCATCATTTTCCTTTAAAAAATAGGTAGCTCCAGGCGTACCGGTTTTACTTAAAAATACATCACCGATATCACCGGTTACTACTGTTTCGGGTGTGCCATTGCCGAATAAAAGTTTGCCATTGACAAGGCCCGAGTCTACTTCGTATATTTTATTGGTCTTGGCAAGATACTTTTGATCGTTTTTGTCATAGAAGTCAAACTCAATAGTCTCAA
Encoded here:
- a CDS encoding NAD(P)H-dependent oxidoreductase, producing the protein MELLDKLNWRYAAKAMNGETVAEDKIKRILEAARLAPTSSGLQPFEIFVIKNQEIKAQIKPFAWNQSVITDCSHLLVFAAWDTYTADRINHMFDLTNEIRGFKNEGWENYRHMLLSSYPQKDTEENFNHAAKQAYIAFSQAITAAAFEGVDTTPLEGFEPEAVDKILGLREKGLRSAVLLPIGYRKDDADWLVNLVKVRKPMEDLVTVID
- a CDS encoding iron-containing alcohol dehydrogenase; the encoded protein is MNNFDFKNPTKIIFGKDTIEKLENEIPKDAKVLLLYGGGSIKKNGIYDQVKTALSKRNVIEFGGIPANPEYATLLEALQIIKDENITYLLAVGGGSVIDGTKFLSAAAVYEGEIPWDILTKNIKTEHGMPFGTVLTLPATGSEMNSGAVITRAETKEKLAMGGSGLFPEFSILDPQVITSIPQRQLANGITDAFTHVLEQYMTYPIGALLQDRFAESILQTLIEVAPKVLKDPTDYKAASNFMWSCTMALNGLIQKGVPTDWAVHAIGHELTALFGIDHARTLAVIAPSHYKFNFEAKKEKLAQYGERIWNITEGSTDDKAYAAIEKTIAFFHDLGIDTKLSDYTKDYEGTAEEIAKRFTNRGWTGLGEHQNLSPDKVEKIVKMAY